A genomic region of Methanobacterium sp. contains the following coding sequences:
- a CDS encoding 2-oxoacid:acceptor oxidoreductase subunit alpha: protein MENVTYHFIQGNEACARGAIKAGCRFFAGYPITPSTEIAEDMAVFLPKEGGSFIQMEDEISALGAVIGAVWGGIKGMTATSGPGFSLMQEHIGYASMTETPLVIVDVQRGSPSTAQPTMTSGSDMMQARWGSHGDYEIIALAPASVQECFDFTAEAFNLAEKYRVPVMVMSDEIAGHMREKIAIPQIVDIVARKMPEEGPDTFLPYRADPDGVPPMPPFGAGYKMHITGLTHDEKGYPDASNPETHSKLVKRLCNKILKHKDELVKVKELYTEDADIIVVSYGTPSRSAVTAVKKARDEGIKAGHIKLEIVWPFPDKIIKSAARQARNIIVVEMNLGQIVYEVERVAKCNAEVSLLPKIGGEMHRPDEILKEIKSYK from the coding sequence ATGGAAAATGTCACCTATCATTTTATACAGGGCAACGAAGCCTGTGCAAGGGGAGCCATTAAAGCTGGCTGCAGATTTTTTGCAGGGTACCCTATAACCCCTTCTACTGAAATTGCAGAAGATATGGCTGTATTTTTACCTAAAGAAGGTGGATCATTTATACAGATGGAAGATGAGATTTCAGCACTGGGTGCTGTTATAGGAGCTGTTTGGGGCGGAATTAAAGGAATGACCGCCACATCAGGGCCTGGATTTTCCTTAATGCAGGAACATATAGGCTATGCTTCCATGACTGAAACCCCCCTTGTTATTGTGGATGTACAGAGAGGTTCTCCATCAACTGCACAACCCACAATGACCTCGGGGAGCGATATGATGCAGGCAAGGTGGGGTTCGCACGGAGATTATGAAATAATAGCACTGGCACCAGCTTCAGTACAGGAATGTTTTGATTTTACTGCTGAAGCGTTCAATTTAGCAGAAAAATACAGAGTTCCGGTAATGGTTATGAGTGATGAAATTGCAGGCCATATGCGGGAGAAAATAGCCATACCCCAAATTGTAGATATTGTTGCAAGAAAAATGCCTGAAGAAGGGCCAGACACATTTCTTCCATACAGAGCAGATCCTGATGGAGTGCCCCCAATGCCCCCATTTGGAGCAGGTTATAAAATGCATATAACCGGACTTACTCACGATGAAAAAGGATATCCTGATGCTTCAAACCCTGAAACTCATTCAAAACTTGTAAAAAGACTATGCAACAAAATACTAAAACATAAAGATGAATTAGTTAAGGTTAAAGAACTTTATACAGAAGATGCAGATATCATTGTAGTATCATATGGTACACCCTCTCGATCTGCAGTAACTGCCGTAAAAAAAGCGCGAGATGAAGGTATAAAAGCAGGACATATCAAATTAGAAATTGTATGGCCATTCCCCGATAAAATAATTAAATCTGCAGCAAGACAGGCCAGAAACATAATTGTTGTTGAAATGAACCTTGGTCAAATTGTTTATGAGGTGGAAAGAGTTGCAAAGTGTAATGCTGAAGTTTCTCTACTTCCAAAAATCGGCGGCGAAATGCACCGCCCTGATGAAATATTAAAAGAAATAAAATCATACAAATAA
- the sucC gene encoding ADP-forming succinate--CoA ligase subunit beta: protein MKFFEYSAKEIFKMEGIPVPESYVAEDADKAREAAQNINKPVAVKSQVLVGGRGKSGGIKFAETPEEAGRATNELLGIEIKGEVVDKVLVEEKINIQSEFYISVVMDRSAKKPLIMASTEGGVDIEEVAKNSPKKIVKYHVNPLDEFMPYEARGIAIKMGVSNELISKMGGFIQKLFNVFKKYDANIAEINPLVLTPEGLIAADAKLEIDDDSMWRHKAFAELEEAKKDDFAYVTLKGDIAVIGNGAGLTLTGMDMINLYGGKPATFLDIGGGASKQNIVKAINLVLSEPNVKVIFLNVLGGITRADDVANGVIDVLNSSKRKAPLVIRLTGTNEEEGQRILTEAGVPYETSMEAAAKKAVEICESLN, encoded by the coding sequence TTGAAATTTTTTGAATACAGTGCAAAAGAAATTTTTAAAATGGAAGGTATCCCTGTACCAGAAAGTTATGTTGCAGAAGATGCTGATAAAGCTCGAGAAGCGGCTCAAAATATAAATAAACCTGTAGCAGTTAAATCTCAAGTTCTTGTAGGTGGGAGAGGGAAATCTGGCGGTATTAAATTTGCAGAAACTCCAGAAGAAGCAGGAAGAGCTACAAATGAGCTTTTAGGCATTGAAATTAAAGGAGAGGTGGTAGATAAAGTCCTTGTTGAAGAGAAAATCAATATCCAGTCAGAGTTCTATATAAGCGTTGTTATGGATAGATCCGCTAAAAAGCCACTTATAATGGCAAGTACTGAAGGAGGTGTTGATATAGAGGAGGTTGCTAAAAACAGCCCCAAAAAAATAGTTAAATATCATGTAAATCCTCTGGATGAATTCATGCCCTACGAAGCGCGTGGCATTGCCATAAAAATGGGAGTTTCAAATGAACTAATTTCAAAAATGGGAGGATTTATCCAGAAATTGTTCAATGTATTTAAAAAATACGATGCAAACATAGCAGAAATTAATCCTCTTGTTTTAACTCCTGAAGGGCTTATTGCAGCTGATGCAAAACTTGAAATTGACGATGATTCAATGTGGAGACATAAAGCGTTTGCAGAACTTGAAGAAGCTAAAAAAGACGATTTTGCATATGTTACTCTTAAAGGTGATATTGCAGTTATAGGAAACGGTGCAGGGCTTACCTTAACCGGGATGGACATGATTAATCTCTATGGAGGTAAACCAGCCACATTCTTAGATATTGGGGGTGGTGCCTCCAAGCAAAATATTGTAAAGGCAATAAACCTTGTATTAAGCGAGCCTAACGTTAAGGTAATCTTTTTAAATGTTCTTGGTGGAATTACACGGGCAGATGACGTTGCAAACGGCGTTATTGATGTACTAAACAGTTCTAAACGTAAAGCACCCCTTGTTATAAGACTTACTGGCACAAATGAAGAAGAAGGGCAGCGAATTTTAACTGAAGCAGGAGTTCCATATGAAACTTCAATGGAAGCTGCTGCAAAGAAAGCAGTTGAGATTTGTGAAAGTTTGAATTAA
- a CDS encoding dihydroneopterin aldolase family protein: MDVDEKYFKNISDRERAIFEGAITMGALFHQFVGTPVNLESAPTLERSIKTAMELQPCIDEVNIKINRKMLEESKSEFDYVSLSGEMMNIKVISKYNGKRAILMMEYVEELKYPLMYVKEADE, encoded by the coding sequence ATGGACGTTGATGAAAAATATTTTAAAAACATTTCAGACAGAGAAAGGGCAATATTTGAAGGTGCAATTACCATGGGTGCTTTATTTCACCAGTTTGTGGGAACTCCTGTAAATTTAGAAAGTGCCCCTACCCTTGAAAGGTCTATAAAAACTGCCATGGAACTCCAACCATGCATCGATGAAGTAAATATAAAAATAAACAGAAAAATGCTTGAAGAATCTAAAAGTGAATTTGACTACGTATCTTTAAGTGGAGAGATGATGAATATAAAAGTTATTTCAAAATATAACGGTAAAAGGGCAATTTTAATGATGGAGTATGTGGAAGAACTTAAGTATCCTTTGATGTATGTTAAAGAAGCAGATGAATAA
- a CDS encoding ferredoxin family protein produces MIKVDENLCKGCNICTEFCPRKVYEQSKELDKKGIYLPVPENEEKCTKCHLCVLMCPDQAIEIDEKRKKSNLEH; encoded by the coding sequence ATGATAAAAGTAGACGAAAATTTATGTAAAGGGTGCAATATCTGCACAGAATTTTGCCCCCGCAAAGTTTATGAACAGTCAAAAGAACTGGATAAAAAGGGAATATATCTTCCAGTGCCTGAAAACGAAGAAAAATGTACTAAATGCCATCTTTGTGTACTTATGTGTCCAGATCAGGCTATAGAAATAGATGAAAAGAGGAAAAAAAGTAATCTGGAGCATTGA
- a CDS encoding 2-oxoacid:ferredoxin oxidoreductase subunit beta: protein MNDKTKGNRFMSYLRRERMPTIFCAGCGNGIVINTFFNGMEMAGKNLDNITMVSGIGCSSRIPGYIKCDSLHTAHGRPVAFATGVKLANPDMDVVVVTGDGDAAAIGGNHLIHGARRNIDLTVICINNSIYGMTGGQISPTSPKGSFGSTAPYGALESPFDLAELVTGAGASYVSRWTTVHPVQLSNAIKKGLLNKGFSFIEVISQCPTYFGRKNKMRSSVSMMKWMKENSVVKRKAEKMKEEELEGKIIVGDFADRSRPEFTESLCELVNQQCLEGTPASVRSAYKTKF, encoded by the coding sequence ATGAATGATAAAACGAAAGGAAATCGTTTTATGAGCTACTTAAGAAGAGAAAGAATGCCAACCATCTTTTGCGCCGGATGTGGAAATGGAATTGTTATAAACACATTCTTTAACGGCATGGAAATGGCCGGAAAAAATCTGGATAATATCACAATGGTTTCAGGAATAGGGTGTTCATCGAGAATACCGGGTTACATCAAATGTGATTCACTGCATACTGCACATGGCAGACCAGTTGCATTTGCAACAGGAGTTAAATTAGCAAATCCTGATATGGATGTTGTTGTAGTAACTGGAGACGGTGACGCTGCAGCTATTGGAGGGAACCATTTAATCCATGGAGCAAGAAGAAATATAGATCTTACTGTGATCTGTATAAATAACAGTATTTATGGGATGACTGGCGGACAGATAAGTCCCACATCTCCAAAAGGCAGTTTTGGAAGTACAGCACCTTACGGAGCTCTTGAAAGTCCATTTGATTTAGCAGAGCTTGTAACCGGAGCAGGAGCAAGTTATGTCTCAAGATGGACTACTGTACATCCAGTACAGCTTTCAAATGCCATTAAAAAGGGTTTGCTGAATAAGGGATTCTCTTTTATTGAAGTTATTTCTCAGTGCCCCACTTATTTTGGCCGAAAAAACAAAATGCGATCTTCAGTTTCCATGATGAAATGGATGAAAGAAAACAGTGTGGTTAAAAGAAAAGCTGAAAAAATGAAGGAAGAAGAGCTTGAAGGAAAGATTATTGTAGGTGATTTTGCAGATAGAAGCAGACCTGAATTTACAGAATCACTTTGTGAGCTTGTAAATCAACAATGCCTGGAAGGAACTCCTGCATCAGTCAGATCAGCCTATAAAACGAAATTCTGA
- a CDS encoding MTH1187 family thiamine-binding protein has protein sequence MVVAEISIVPLGEGPSVSKYVRKALKIFKKYDLKIEPCAMGTVLEGDLDEILKAFKEAHREVLSDTKRVVSSLKIDERIDKENTIKRKLDAIKSAN, from the coding sequence ATGGTAGTTGCAGAAATAAGCATAGTTCCATTGGGAGAAGGTCCAAGTGTTTCAAAATATGTCAGAAAAGCGTTGAAAATATTTAAAAAATATGATTTAAAAATAGAACCATGTGCCATGGGGACTGTACTGGAAGGAGATCTGGACGAGATACTGAAGGCATTTAAAGAAGCCCATAGAGAGGTTTTAAGTGATACAAAAAGAGTTGTTAGCTCTTTAAAAATTGACGAGAGAATAGACAAAGAGAATACAATAAAAAGAAAATTAGATGCTATTAAATCCGCAAATTAG
- a CDS encoding 2-oxoacid:ferredoxin oxidoreductase subunit gamma: MRKDIRIAGFGGQGIILAGIVIGRAASIHDNLFAVQTQSYGPEARGGASRTEIVISDSEIDYPKVQCPNIFVAMSHTALMAYLDDLKDGGILIADSDMINEEEVVPFVLKHNIDYYRAPATKTAAQKIGLNIVANMVMVGAITKATKVVSKEAARKAIAEIVPPGTEAKNIAAFEAGLELIKED, encoded by the coding sequence TTGCGGAAAGATATAAGAATTGCAGGATTCGGCGGGCAGGGAATTATTCTTGCCGGAATTGTTATTGGAAGAGCTGCTTCCATCCATGATAATTTATTTGCCGTTCAAACACAATCCTACGGTCCAGAAGCAAGAGGAGGAGCTTCAAGAACAGAGATAGTAATTAGTGACAGCGAAATAGACTATCCAAAGGTGCAGTGTCCTAATATATTTGTTGCAATGTCTCATACGGCATTAATGGCTTATTTAGATGATCTTAAAGATGGAGGAATATTAATTGCTGATTCTGACATGATAAATGAGGAAGAAGTGGTTCCATTTGTTTTGAAACATAACATTGATTATTATAGGGCTCCTGCAACAAAAACAGCAGCTCAAAAAATTGGATTGAACATAGTGGCCAATATGGTAATGGTTGGAGCTATAACAAAAGCAACTAAAGTTGTATCAAAAGAAGCTGCAAGAAAAGCTATTGCTGAAATTGTGCCTCCCGGAACTGAAGCTAAAAATATCGCTGCCTTTGAAGCAGGGCTTGAACTTATTAAGGAGGATTGA